In Helianthus annuus cultivar XRQ/B chromosome 8, HanXRQr2.0-SUNRISE, whole genome shotgun sequence, a single genomic region encodes these proteins:
- the LOC110872908 gene encoding probable ribose-5-phosphate isomerase 3, chloroplastic, with amino-acid sequence MSSLSLLSRPPFSSTLLRHHHHRNPTTTTPRFLTIKAFSAQTPIQPLTQDDLKKLAADKAVEYVKSGMVLGLGTGSTAAFVVAKIGELYASGELKDIVGVPTSKRTQEQAASLGIPLSVLDDHPKLDLAIDGADEVDPDLNLVKGRGGALLREKMVEAASDKFVVVVDDSKLVSGLGGSGLAMPVEVVQFCWKYNLIRLQELFKQEGCDAKLRLDDNGKPYVTDNMNYIVDLYFKTPIKDAWAAGKEISAFEGVVEHGLFLDMTTACIIAGKDGVSVKSK; translated from the coding sequence ATGTCTTCCCTATCCCTCCTCTCCCGTCCGCCCTTCTCCTCCACcctcctccgccaccaccaccaccgcaaccccaccaccaccacccctcGCTTCCTCACCATCAAAGCCTTCTCTGCCCAAACCCCAATCCAACCCCTCACCCAAGACGATTTAAAAAAACTCGCAGCCGACAAGGCCGTAGAATACGTCAAATCCGGCATGGTCCTCGGTCTTGGCACCGGCTCCACCGCCGCCTTTGTCGTCGCCAAAATCGGTGAGCTTTACGCCTCAGGCGAACTCAAAGACATTGTAGGCGTACCCACTTCAAAAAGAACCCAAGAACAAGCCGCATCCCTCGGCATCCCCTTATCCGTCCTCGACGATCACCCGAAGCTCGACCTCGCTATCGATGGAGCCGACGAAGTTGACCCGGATTTGAATTTGGTCAAGGGCAGAGGTGGCGCTCTGCTCCGGGAGAAGATGGTGGAGGCTGCGTCCGATAAGTTCGTTGTGGTTGTCGATGATTCGAAGCTTGTTTCGGGCTTGGGTGGAAGCGGATTGGCAATGCCGGTTGAGGTTGTGCAGTTTTGTTGGAAGTATAATTTGATCAGGCTGCAAGAGTTGTTTAAGCAAGAAGGGTGTGATGCTAAGTTGAGGTTGGATGATAATGGGAAGCCTTATGTTACTGATAATATGAATTATATTGTGGATTTGTATTTCAAGACTCCGATTAAGGACGCTTGGGCTGCGGGTAAAGAGATTTCCGCGTTTGAAGGAGTGGTGGAACATGGGTTGTTTTTGGATATGACCACCGCATGTATCATTGCCGGAAAAGATGGAGTTAGTGTCAAGAGCAAGTAA